One Gammaproteobacteria bacterium genomic window carries:
- a CDS encoding DMT family transporter: MTSATTALVQIHACVLLWGFTAILGRLISLPALPLVWWRMIIVIAALALLPRVWRTLRALPLRLVAAYSGIGVLVALHWLTFYGAVKLANASVAATCIALATAFTALVEPRLAGTAFSRRDLALGVAVVPGVALVVGGVPHGMRAGIAVGAVSALLVAVFGSLNKRLVAHADPLAVTAIELGAGTAVLTLLAPAAARVSPAFAEAPFVLPGASDMLLLLALSLACTLLPFALSLVALRHISAFTAQLAVNLEPVYAILLAIPLLGEQRELTGLFYFGVAIILAAVLAHPLLMRPRQIGHAEVLGTAEAKRIAD; encoded by the coding sequence ATGACCTCGGCCACCACCGCGCTCGTCCAGATTCATGCGTGCGTGCTGCTCTGGGGCTTCACGGCGATCCTCGGCCGGCTGATCAGCCTGCCCGCGCTGCCGCTCGTCTGGTGGCGGATGATCATCGTCATCGCCGCGCTCGCGCTTCTGCCGCGCGTGTGGCGCACGTTGCGGGCGCTCCCGCTTCGCCTCGTCGCCGCCTATTCCGGAATCGGCGTGCTCGTCGCGCTGCATTGGCTCACGTTCTACGGCGCCGTGAAGCTCGCGAACGCCTCCGTCGCCGCCACCTGCATCGCGCTCGCCACCGCGTTCACGGCGCTCGTCGAGCCGCGGCTCGCCGGCACCGCGTTCTCCCGGCGCGACCTCGCGCTCGGCGTCGCGGTCGTCCCGGGCGTGGCCCTCGTCGTCGGCGGCGTGCCGCACGGGATGCGCGCCGGTATCGCCGTTGGCGCCGTCTCGGCGCTGCTGGTCGCGGTGTTCGGATCGTTGAACAAGCGTCTCGTCGCGCACGCCGATCCGCTCGCGGTCACGGCGATCGAGCTCGGCGCCGGCACGGCCGTGCTCACGCTGCTCGCACCGGCCGCGGCCCGCGTCTCGCCGGCATTCGCCGAGGCGCCGTTCGTGCTGCCGGGCGCGAGCGACATGCTCCTGCTGCTCGCGCTGTCGCTCGCCTGCACGCTGCTGCCGTTCGCGCTGTCGCTGGTCGCGCTGCGGCACATCAGCGCGTTCACGGCGCAGCTCGCCGTGAACCTCGAGCCCGTGTACGCGATCCTGCTCGCGATCCCGCTGCTCGGCGAGCAGCGCGAGCTCACCGGGCTCTTCTATTTCGGCGTCGCGATCATCCTCGCGGCCGTGCTCGCCCATCCGCTGCTGATGCGGCCTCGGCAGATTGGTCACGCGGAGGTGCTCGGCACGGCCGAGGCGAAGCGGATCGCCGACTGA
- a CDS encoding DUF6152 family protein, producing MNTSSIRLLAAAGAAALVAGLMAAPADAHHSFAMYDQSKKMTLTGKLTRFIPGANHAQLIFELVGPDGKTMTGEDGKPVVWGVETGPAAQIARQGVTVKSFPIGTIMTVTLNPLRDGRNFGALARQGGSIVKCGNALPEGGCTPETGEVFLADEAD from the coding sequence ATGAACACCTCGTCGATCAGGCTTCTTGCGGCCGCAGGCGCCGCGGCCCTCGTCGCCGGCCTCATGGCGGCCCCCGCCGATGCGCACCATTCCTTCGCGATGTACGACCAGTCGAAGAAGATGACGTTGACCGGCAAGCTGACCCGCTTCATCCCGGGTGCCAATCACGCTCAGCTGATCTTCGAGCTGGTCGGTCCGGACGGGAAGACCATGACCGGTGAGGACGGCAAGCCGGTCGTGTGGGGCGTCGAGACCGGGCCGGCCGCGCAGATCGCGCGGCAGGGCGTGACGGTCAAGAGCTTCCCGATCGGCACGATCATGACCGTGACGCTGAACCCGCTGCGCGACGGCCGGAACTTCGGCGCGCTCGCGCGCCAGGGCGGCTCCATCGTGAAGTGCGGGAACGCGCTGCCGGAAGGCGGCTGCACCCCGGAGACCGGGGAGGTCTTCCTCGCGGACGAAGCGGATTGA
- the dapD gene encoding 2,3,4,5-tetrahydropyridine-2,6-dicarboxylate N-succinyltransferase — MTELSAVIDAAWERRAELSPQSVDAELEDAIEQAIAGLDSGTFRVAEKRDGEWKVNEWLKKAVLLSFRIRENRVVDAGHTRFYDKVPLKYAAYTPERFASAGTRVVPDAVVRRGAYVAPDVVLMPSFVNIGAYVDRGTMIDTWATVGSCAQIGRNVHLSGGAGIGGVLEPLQASPTVIEDDCFIGARSEIVEGVVVERGSVIAMGVFISRSTRIYDRETGEILQGRVPAGSVVVPGTLPSKDGRYGLYCAVIVKKVDEKTRAKTSLNELLRPVD; from the coding sequence ATGACAGAGCTCAGCGCCGTCATCGACGCCGCGTGGGAACGCCGCGCGGAGCTTTCGCCGCAGAGCGTCGACGCCGAGCTGGAAGACGCGATCGAGCAGGCGATCGCCGGGCTCGACTCCGGGACGTTCCGCGTCGCCGAGAAGCGCGACGGCGAGTGGAAGGTGAACGAGTGGCTGAAGAAAGCCGTGCTGCTCTCGTTCCGTATCCGCGAGAATCGCGTCGTGGACGCCGGGCACACGCGCTTCTACGACAAGGTGCCGCTCAAGTACGCGGCCTACACGCCGGAGCGCTTCGCGAGCGCCGGCACGCGCGTCGTCCCGGATGCCGTCGTCCGCCGCGGCGCCTACGTCGCGCCGGACGTCGTGCTGATGCCGTCGTTCGTGAACATCGGCGCCTATGTCGACCGCGGCACGATGATCGACACGTGGGCGACGGTCGGCAGCTGCGCGCAGATCGGCCGCAACGTGCACCTCTCCGGCGGCGCCGGTATTGGCGGCGTGCTCGAGCCGCTGCAGGCCTCGCCGACGGTCATCGAGGACGACTGCTTCATCGGCGCGCGCTCCGAGATCGTGGAGGGCGTCGTCGTCGAGCGCGGCAGCGTGATCGCGATGGGCGTCTTCATCAGCCGCAGCACGCGGATCTACGACCGCGAGACCGGCGAGATCCTTCAGGGGCGCGTGCCCGCGGGCTCCGTCGTCGTCCCCGGCACGCTGCCTTCGAAGGACGGCCGCTACGGGCTCTACTGCGCCGTGATCGTCAAGAAGGTGGACGAGAAGACCCGCGCGAAGACGAGCCTGAACGAGCTGCTGCGGCCCGTGGATTAG
- the glnD gene encoding [protein-PII] uridylyltransferase, producing the protein MVTPLASDGAPAAAAPPIDRDALAAALADGSQPLAVFRAALRAADDSLRRRFMANEPIETLVRGRALAIDEIILACWHHFGRRIAAEADLVAVGGYGRGELHPDSDIDLLVLIDGASDRSADDSISRFLTFLWDIGLEVGHSVRTLDDCEMQARGDVTVLTALMETRLLAGPGRLFGALPERIGPDRMWSTADFFHAKVAEQQARHHHFHDTAYNLEPNVKGSPGGLRDIQTIGWVASRHLGIERLEQLVDHDFLTEGQLRILLNGQAFLWRVRFGLHLLTGRREDRLLFDYQIKLAQMLGYEDASFTLAVEQLMQRYYRTVMEISRLNEMLLQLFEEAILLDEDEPAVPLNARFQERHGYIEAVDDNVFAREPSALLEIFLLLEQNLDLKGISARTIALIKQHLWLIDEEFRQNPRHHRLFLDILRAPQGVTRTLKRMNTYGVLGLYIPAFGRVVGRMQYDLFHAYTVDAHTLFVVENLRRFALKRFDHEFPHCSAVMQRLEKPEVAYLAGLFHDIAKGRGGDHSELGAVDAEAFCLEHGMSRYDARLVAWLVRNHLLLSLTAQKKDLHDLRVIDEFARAVGDETHLDYLYVLTVADVRGTNPKIWNSWKDTLFLELYELTKRALRRGFSNPIDKDELILEKQARAEQLLHEQGLDPLRWQHIWASFTEEYFLRHRPEEIAWHTRVLTEAPTPTSIVVDVEEVGSEGLTAVMVHASKEMRSFMRATAVLDELGLTIVDARIVPMTETQNLDTYRVLESDGSPIVGQRRLAEIRQRLLKVLTSDHAAPLRVSRRAPRQVRMFTTPVQVAITNDATNERTVIELVAGDRPGLLLQVAKVFEREGVALQNAKIATIGERAEDVFFVTTEDNRPLDDEQSRRLEEALRKAVSESDPQ; encoded by the coding sequence ATGGTCACGCCGTTGGCATCGGACGGCGCGCCGGCCGCGGCCGCGCCGCCGATCGACCGTGACGCGCTCGCCGCAGCGCTCGCGGACGGCTCGCAGCCCCTCGCGGTGTTCCGCGCGGCGCTCCGGGCGGCCGACGATTCGCTGCGGCGCCGCTTCATGGCGAACGAGCCGATCGAGACGCTCGTGCGCGGCCGTGCGCTGGCGATCGACGAGATCATCCTCGCCTGCTGGCATCATTTCGGCAGACGTATCGCGGCCGAGGCCGACCTCGTCGCCGTCGGCGGCTACGGCCGCGGGGAGCTGCATCCCGACTCGGACATCGATCTCCTGGTCCTGATCGACGGCGCGTCGGACCGGTCCGCCGACGACTCGATCAGCCGCTTCCTGACGTTTCTGTGGGACATCGGCCTCGAGGTCGGCCACAGCGTGCGCACGCTCGACGACTGCGAGATGCAGGCACGCGGCGACGTGACGGTCCTCACGGCGCTGATGGAGACCCGCCTCCTCGCGGGCCCGGGCCGGCTGTTCGGCGCCCTCCCCGAGCGGATCGGGCCCGATCGGATGTGGAGCACGGCCGACTTCTTCCACGCGAAGGTCGCGGAGCAGCAGGCGCGCCATCATCACTTCCACGACACGGCCTACAACCTCGAGCCGAACGTGAAAGGCAGCCCGGGGGGCTTGCGCGACATTCAGACGATCGGGTGGGTCGCGAGCCGCCATCTGGGGATCGAGCGGCTCGAGCAGCTCGTCGACCACGACTTCCTGACCGAAGGGCAGCTCAGGATCCTGCTGAACGGCCAGGCGTTCCTGTGGCGCGTCCGCTTCGGGCTCCACCTGCTGACCGGCCGGCGCGAGGACCGCCTCCTCTTCGACTATCAGATCAAGCTCGCGCAGATGCTCGGCTACGAGGACGCGAGCTTCACGCTCGCGGTGGAGCAGCTGATGCAGCGCTACTACCGCACCGTGATGGAGATCAGCCGCCTGAACGAGATGCTGCTGCAGCTCTTCGAGGAGGCGATCCTGCTCGACGAGGACGAGCCGGCGGTTCCGTTGAATGCGCGCTTCCAGGAGCGCCACGGCTACATCGAAGCCGTGGACGACAACGTGTTCGCGCGCGAGCCTTCCGCGCTCCTCGAGATCTTTCTGCTGCTCGAGCAGAACCTCGATCTGAAAGGGATCAGCGCACGCACGATCGCGCTGATCAAGCAGCACCTCTGGCTGATCGACGAGGAGTTCCGGCAGAACCCGCGGCATCATCGACTCTTCCTCGACATCCTGCGCGCGCCGCAAGGCGTCACGCGGACGTTGAAGCGGATGAACACCTACGGTGTGCTCGGTCTCTACATTCCCGCCTTCGGCCGCGTCGTAGGCCGGATGCAGTACGACCTGTTCCACGCGTACACGGTCGACGCGCACACGCTGTTCGTCGTCGAGAACCTGCGCCGTTTCGCGCTGAAGCGCTTCGACCACGAGTTCCCGCATTGCAGCGCAGTCATGCAGCGGCTCGAGAAGCCCGAGGTCGCCTACCTCGCCGGGCTCTTCCACGACATCGCGAAGGGCCGGGGCGGCGACCACTCGGAGCTCGGCGCGGTCGACGCGGAAGCGTTCTGCCTCGAGCACGGCATGAGCCGGTACGACGCGCGCCTCGTCGCGTGGCTCGTCCGCAATCACTTGCTCCTGTCGCTGACGGCGCAGAAGAAGGATCTGCACGACCTCAGGGTCATCGACGAGTTCGCGCGCGCGGTCGGCGACGAGACGCATCTCGACTACCTTTACGTGCTCACGGTCGCCGACGTGCGGGGCACGAACCCGAAGATCTGGAACTCGTGGAAGGACACGCTGTTTCTCGAGCTCTATGAGCTCACGAAGCGGGCGCTGCGGCGCGGCTTCTCGAACCCGATCGACAAGGACGAGCTGATCCTCGAGAAGCAGGCGCGCGCCGAGCAGCTCCTGCACGAGCAGGGCCTCGATCCGCTGCGCTGGCAGCACATCTGGGCGAGCTTCACGGAGGAGTATTTCCTGCGGCACCGGCCCGAGGAGATCGCGTGGCACACGCGCGTCCTGACCGAGGCTCCGACGCCGACGTCGATCGTCGTCGATGTCGAGGAAGTGGGGTCGGAAGGCCTCACGGCCGTGATGGTGCACGCGTCGAAGGAGATGCGCTCGTTCATGCGCGCCACGGCCGTGCTCGACGAGCTCGGCCTCACGATCGTGGACGCGCGGATCGTGCCGATGACCGAGACGCAGAATCTCGACACCTATCGTGTGCTCGAAAGCGACGGCAGCCCGATCGTCGGCCAGCGGCGGCTCGCTGAAATCCGCCAGCGGCTCTTGAAGGTGCTGACGAGCGACCACGCGGCGCCGCTCCGGGTGAGCCGCCGGGCGCCGCGCCAGGTGCGGATGTTCACGACGCCCGTGCAGGTCGCGATCACGAACGACGCGACGAACGAGCGCACGGTGATCGAGCTCGTCGCCGGGGACCGCCCCGGGCTTCTGCTCCAGGTCGCGAAGGTCTTCGAGCGGGAGGGCGTCGCGCTTCAGAACGCGAAAATCGCGACGATCGGCGAGCGCGCCGAGGACGTCTTCTTCGTCACCACCGAGGACAACCGGCCGCTCGACGACGAGCAGTCGCGGCGGCTCGAGGAAGCGCTGCGGAAGGCCGTGTCCGAAAGCGACCCGCAATAG
- the map gene encoding type I methionyl aminopeptidase has product MAITVKTPEEQEKMRIAGRLAADVLDMIAPHVQPGVSTDELNRICHDYIVNELEAIPAPLNYRGFPKSICTSVNHVVCHGIPSDKKLKSGDIVNIDVTVIKEGFHGDTSRMFYVGEPTVIGERLSKVCHEAMWEGIRRVRPGARLGDIGHAIQSYVEQHRFSVVREYCGHGIGRQFHEDPQVLHYGKPGSGLELVPGMTITVEPMINAGRREVKLLADGWTVVTKDHSLSAQWEHTVLVTDGGHEVLTLGARDREE; this is encoded by the coding sequence TTGGCCATTACCGTCAAAACGCCTGAAGAGCAGGAGAAGATGCGTATCGCCGGCCGCTTGGCGGCCGACGTGCTGGACATGATCGCCCCGCACGTGCAGCCGGGCGTGTCCACCGACGAGCTGAATCGCATCTGCCACGACTACATCGTCAACGAGCTCGAGGCGATTCCCGCGCCGCTCAACTACCGCGGCTTCCCGAAATCGATCTGCACGTCGGTGAACCACGTCGTCTGCCACGGCATCCCGAGCGACAAGAAGCTGAAGAGCGGCGACATCGTCAACATCGACGTCACGGTCATCAAGGAGGGCTTCCACGGCGACACGAGCCGCATGTTCTACGTCGGCGAGCCCACCGTCATCGGCGAGCGCTTGAGCAAGGTGTGCCACGAGGCGATGTGGGAGGGCATCCGCAGGGTCAGGCCCGGCGCGCGGCTCGGCGACATCGGCCACGCGATCCAGAGCTACGTGGAGCAGCACCGCTTCTCGGTCGTGCGCGAGTACTGCGGTCACGGCATCGGCCGGCAGTTCCACGAGGACCCGCAGGTGCTCCACTACGGCAAGCCCGGCAGCGGCCTCGAGCTCGTGCCCGGCATGACGATCACGGTGGAGCCGATGATCAATGCGGGCCGGCGCGAGGTGAAGCTCCTCGCCGACGGCTGGACCGTGGTCACGAAGGATCATTCGCTCTCCGCGCAATGGGAGCACACGGTGCTCGTCACCGACGGCGGCCATGAAGTGCTCACCCTCGGCGCTCGGGATCGCGAAGAATAG